The Cloacibacillus sp. genomic sequence AGTGTCGCGGCTATACTGGACCTCGAAGAGCTTAAAAGGGATAAGAAGTTAAAGAAGATCGGCGTTGTCGGCTGCCTTGTGAACCGGTACGAGGGAGACCTTGTCTCGGAGGTGCCGCTGGTGGATTTCTGGGCGAGGACGGAGGACTGGAAATTTGTCCTCGATCAGCTCAGGACTCCCGGAGACGACGAACGCCACCGGGGAACGCTCCCATCGTCGTCCAAATATACCCGCTACCTTAAAATAAGCGAGGGCTGCGGCAACCGCTGCACATACTGCGCCATCCCTGGTATTCGCGGTCCGCTACGCAGCCTGCCGCCGGAGGTCATTGTCAAAGAGGCCTGCCAGCTCGCGGAAGAGGGTGCGCGTGAACTCTGCGTCGTCGGTCAGGACCTTACAGTCTACGGCACTGATATTGACGGCAGGCCTCGTCTGATAGAACTGCTTGACGCCCTTGAAAGCTCGCTGCCGCCCGATCTTTGGATCAGGCTGCTCTACCTTCACCCCTCGCGTGTCGACAGCGCTCTCCTTGAGCGTGTCGCCGCGGGAAGGCAGGTCATCCCTTACCTTGACATCCCGGTGCAGCACGGAGACCCGGAGATACTCGCGGCGATGAACCGCGGTATCGCTCCGGAGTCCCTGCGCGCGATATTCAGCACGGCGCGCGCGATAAATCCCGACTTTGCGCTGCGCACCACCTGCATGATTGGTTTTCCAGGAGAAAAGAAGCGGCACTTTGACAACCTGATGAACTTTGTCGCGGAGGTGCGCTTTGACAGGATGGGCGCCTTTACCTTTTTTCCCGAAGAAGATACCGCGGCGGCGGAAATGGCGGGGCAGGTCTCCGAGCGGACAAAGAATAGACGTCTCGGCGAGCTCATGCGCCTCCAGGAGGAGATATCGTTCGAGCGCCAGCGGCAATTTGTCGGGAGAGAGTTAAAGGTACTGGTGGAAAAGATAGACATAAAAGAGGGCTATGCCGAGGGGCGTTCCTTCCGCGAGGCTCCCGAGGTGGACGGAATAATAGAGATACGCGGCATAAGAGAAGATCTGAAAGAGGGCGACATTGTGACTGTGCGCGTAACAGAGGCGATGCCGCACGATATGACGGGAGAAGAGATATGATACTGACTCCGGAAATGAAGACCTGGTATGGAATGATCGCCACAGTCGGCACCATCGGGCGCTATTCAAAGATGCCAGGCACCCTGGGCGCCATCGCCGGCACCGTGCTGTGGCTGCTGTTCGGTGGTATCCCGCTGTGGGGCATCGCGGCGGTGGCGGTTATCGGCTGTTACGCCTCCGACAAATATGAAAAGGCCGCCGGGCGCGAGGACCCGGGTGAGGTCGTGATCGACGAAGTCGTCGGCGTCTGGATATCTTCCTGGGGTTTTGACCTCACCTACGCGGTGGTGGCGCTGTTTCTCTTTCGCATCGTCGATATAACCAAACCATTTCCGGTCAAAGAATTTGAACGGCTTCCCGGAGGCGTCGGCATCATGGCCGACGATATCGCGGGCGGCGTGATGGTCAACCTGCTCCTGCACTTTATACACTGGCTTCTGTTTGCGGGAGGGCTGACAATAATTCTGGGGGTGATAGGAAAATGACGGGCAAACTTGACGTGTTAGCCGCCGCAGTGATAAAAAACTTTCGTGAGCGCGGCCTTTCGCTCTCCCTGGCCGAATCATGCACCGGCGGGATGATCGCCGCCGCGCTGACCGGTATTCCAGGAGCCTCCGATATCTTCTGGGGCTCCGCCGTGACATATATAAACAGCGCGAAAGAGCATATCCTCGGCGTCTCGGAGGCGACCCTTGAAAGGCACGGTGCGGTCAGCGAAGAATGCGCGCGCGAAATGGCCGAAGGCTCCCGCAGAATATATGGCGCGGACGTCGCGATGAGCGTGACCGGCATCGCCGGTCCCGGAGGCGGCTCGGAGGCCAAGCCGGTCGGCACCGTCTGGTTCGGCTTCAGCTCACGGAAGGGCACGGAGGCGTTTTGCCGCCGCTTTGAGGGAGACAGGGAGGCCGTCCGCCGGCAGACCGTTGAACAGGTCCTAGCATGCCTGATCGAAAAATGCGCCGCCGAAGATGTGCGCGGCGAAGGCGTGGAATAATGGGAAGCTGAATCCCACCGCTTGCGGGAAGGCTCC encodes the following:
- a CDS encoding phosphatidylglycerophosphatase A, coding for MILTPEMKTWYGMIATVGTIGRYSKMPGTLGAIAGTVLWLLFGGIPLWGIAAVAVIGCYASDKYEKAAGREDPGEVVIDEVVGVWISSWGFDLTYAVVALFLFRIVDITKPFPVKEFERLPGGVGIMADDIAGGVMVNLLLHFIHWLLFAGGLTIILGVIGK
- a CDS encoding CinA family protein, which translates into the protein MTGKLDVLAAAVIKNFRERGLSLSLAESCTGGMIAAALTGIPGASDIFWGSAVTYINSAKEHILGVSEATLERHGAVSEECAREMAEGSRRIYGADVAMSVTGIAGPGGGSEAKPVGTVWFGFSSRKGTEAFCRRFEGDREAVRRQTVEQVLACLIEKCAAEDVRGEGVE
- the rimO gene encoding 30S ribosomal protein S12 methylthiotransferase RimO, yielding MKIYCLTLGCAKNRVDSECLAGALTAAGHELVSSVEEAECALVNTCGFIRPAVEESVAAILDLEELKRDKKLKKIGVVGCLVNRYEGDLVSEVPLVDFWARTEDWKFVLDQLRTPGDDERHRGTLPSSSKYTRYLKISEGCGNRCTYCAIPGIRGPLRSLPPEVIVKEACQLAEEGARELCVVGQDLTVYGTDIDGRPRLIELLDALESSLPPDLWIRLLYLHPSRVDSALLERVAAGRQVIPYLDIPVQHGDPEILAAMNRGIAPESLRAIFSTARAINPDFALRTTCMIGFPGEKKRHFDNLMNFVAEVRFDRMGAFTFFPEEDTAAAEMAGQVSERTKNRRLGELMRLQEEISFERQRQFVGRELKVLVEKIDIKEGYAEGRSFREAPEVDGIIEIRGIREDLKEGDIVTVRVTEAMPHDMTGEEI